The Flavobacteriales bacterium DNA segment CCACTGACTCAGGTCGGTGGGTTTGGGAATCTGTCGTCAAATGGCGACTTGACAATCCGATGCAATAATAAGATGAAACACTTTTATCAAGCACAGATTGAAAATCCATCGACAGAATAATCAATCTAAAGACTTCGCCTAAAGGCGAGGGATTTTCTCCCATTCCCCGCATGAGACATTAAATAGTCAGGAATATTTGGAAGAGCTCATCCTGTAGGCTTAGGCTCCGTGTTCGCTGATTTCTATGACACGATCAAATTATCCTGATACGGTTTTTGATTTTTTATCACACCAAAAGCCCCAATGGGGCTGATGATGCAATGATCGGACTGGCGGTTTACGTCAATCCTTCATTAACCTTCTTTACTTAATCTGAATGCATAGCCCAACGAGAGTTGCATTGAGCGGTTCGACTGCTTCTTGTAGCCATCCGGCTCGGTCTTGTATCGGTTCATGTCCGATAGTCCGAAGCCGTAACGGGCATCGAGAATGAGCATGCTTCTGCCAAAGGCATACTGCATACCAACGCCCCCGTCAAGGCCAAAGTCGATGCGGTTCTGTCGGTAGCCATCGTCCGAAATGTCATTATCGAATTTGATGCTTTCGTTGGATTCCGTTCCAAGCGTGCTGCTTTTGGTCTTTCCGCCTATCCAATAGCCCGCATAGGGACCAAGCACCACAAAACCCTTGAATTTCTCTCCTCCGAACTGAGCCTTTGCAAGGATCGGTACCTCCAGGTAGTTGGCCGCCACCTGCGTGTAATCGCTGGTGTTCTTAGAAACCGTTTTTCCACCTTTTCGGATGAAATCCACTTCGGGCTGCAACGAGAACGTTCGATTGAACCCGATGTTGACCAATGCCCCGAAGCCATAGCCGAAGGCCATCTTCTTGTCTGTACCTGTGGCGGCCTTTCCTGAAAATGAGTTGAGGGTGGCTCCACCTTTTACGCCTACGTACAGCTGTGCCATACTTGTGCTTGCAGTTGCCCCGACCATTGCCAGTGACAATACTGCGACTTTCCATTTTTTCATTGTCTTTCGTTTTAGTTATTAATCGGCCAGTCCGCTGACCATTGATTCACTAATTGACCCCACAAAGGTTGGGGGCACGAAAAAATCAGATGTTGATGTGGGTCAAAATGAAAAGCGTATGGTTTTGATCTTAACGCGCGAAACTTCACCGTGATGATTTTATTGTGCAGCCTTCGAATAAATTCTCAGTACATCAGCGATCAGAATTCAATGCAAGGGTTTATGGGAACTGAACAGCATGACATCAAATTTACCAATGCATACTTGGATGCGCTAAATAGAAAAGTGAAAACATAGTTGGAAAGCAGGAAGCACCTCCAAGATTTTGCAGGCCATCATCTTATTGATGCTATTGTCAACGAGGGTTCTTGGACTGGACGTATTCAATAATTATTGAATTGCCCACGATAATTGGGTGAATATTCGTGTAAATGGTTGCGCCAGT contains these protein-coding regions:
- a CDS encoding outer membrane beta-barrel protein — protein: MKKWKVAVLSLAMVGATASTSMAQLYVGVKGGATLNSFSGKAATGTDKKMAFGYGFGALVNIGFNRTFSLQPEVDFIRKGGKTVSKNTSDYTQVAANYLEVPILAKAQFGGEKFKGFVVLGPYAGYWIGGKTKSSTLGTESNESIKFDNDISDDGYRQNRIDFGLDGGVGMQYAFGRSMLILDARYGFGLSDMNRYKTEPDGYKKQSNRSMQLSLGYAFRLSKEG